The genomic segment GTGATGCTACCAGCAAGCCTTGAGGCTAGACCACCTTCTTCTTCACAGATAGCAGTGCATGGTCTATGgttgggaaggggagagggattCCATAGTGACTACATCTTAGAACCTTTCCTGGGCACCACATACCAGCTACTATGCTAAACACATGGCATGCATCCTTTCAGCTGGCACAAGTCCCACTTCCGAGCTTGAAGCCACCATCTAGTACATTGGGAGAGCTGGGATTTAAGCCAGGGTCTCCAATGCCACAACTCTCCACCTCTGAAGGTTTTGGGCATCTCTTAGTAGTATCTTTTATTAATGGTCTTGCTTTTCTTCCGCAGAAAAATGCAGTCATTGAAAGCCTGCAAGAACAAGTCAGCAACGCCAAGGAAAAGCTGGTGAAGCTGATGTCTTCCGAGTGCACCAATGACTCCCCAGAGTGGGCTGTCCCAGCTGTGGCCTCTGCCCATGGGCTGGCACTTCAGGGACCTTCAGAATGCCCTGCTGCTTCTGAGAATGAGAGCCTAGCAACTGCTAAGGACTCCCTACCTGCCTCAGCGACCTCCCAGTACATGAAAGGCCCAGGGTCATCTAGAAGGGACACCAGTCCCTCCCCAGACCAAAAAAACAACATGCCTTTGAAAGAGTTTAGTGATCATTTAGACATGGGTTGCAGCCAGAAGCCAAAGGCTGAACAAAGCGAGGGTCCTGAAAGAGGAGGCCAGGAACCCATGGCTCCCAGCCAGAGTTTAATGGCAGATGGAGTGGCCTGTGAACCCCATAAGCCCAGGCAGAACTCAGAGGTACTTCCAGAAAGGCTACCTCGAGTCAGTTCAGTGGTCAGAGAGAAGCTTCAGGAAGTTCTCCAAGACCTGGACCTGGGCTCCGAGGCTCCCCTTTCCCCACTGCCTTGTCCCCAGCAGCTCTGGAAGAGTAGCACTTCCCGCAGCCCCCAGAAGCTGTCCCCACCTAAACTGGGTTTCAGCCCGTATGTGGTTAGGAGGAGACGGGCGGCCCAGCGGGCTCGCTCCCACATCCTTGGCTCCGCAGGCCTCAATATGGGGCATCAAGCAAATAGAGCCGTTTCACCTGCACAAAGTGGGCTTACTGTACAGAACAGAGACAGCCCCAAGCTGGACCACCACAATGCAAGGTCCAAAGTACCAAGGTCCTCTTCTGTAAAGCCATCACCACTCTCGGGACCTCACCGGAGACCGGGTACCCTGGAGGGTAACAAACAATGCGAGGCGGAGCCACAAGAGGCCAGAGGATGCGATGTAGCTTTTCCTTGCCAACCTTCTGCTTCTGCCCAGGCGCAAAGTCCTGCTGCCCCATGCCTACCCTCTTCACCAGCCCCGCCCAGGCAGCGTCAGCCTCGACCCCGTCAGTCCCCTGGCTGTCCTTCCTTGTCTTCTGGGTGCTACAACCTTGACAGTGAGTCCAGCAGCTCAGACGAGTTCTTCTGCCGCTGCCACAGGCCCTACTGTGAAATTTGCTCCCAGAGCTCTTTGGACTCCAATGACAGTGACACTTCAGACAGTGACCTTGAACAGGCTTCAGGATTGGCCTCCTGGGAAAAGCTGTGGGCCCGCTCCAAGCCCGTTGTGAACTTTAAGGATGACTTAAAGCCCACGCTAGTGTGAAAAGCAGCAAAGTGGGCTGGCCACAGAGGTCAGTTTGGATCCTCACAGAGCCAGGGATCGTGGGAGGAGAGCTAGATCTCACTCTTTGGGGATCAGCTCAGCACCATGCCATGACCAGCCTCAACTGTGTTCTTTCTTACTCTGAAAAACCTCTTGATCTATGAAAAGAAGGGCATTACCCACCCTGCTACTACCTCAGCACTACTGTGAGCAGCTCTAAGGAGGGACTATAGAATAACTCCTTCAACTGAAGGtgctagaagagagagagacttgtccATTCAGTTCAGCCTGTTCTTTAAGAACCTCTGAGTGTATACCAAGTGGCTAGCTGGATGGATGGACCAAAGGATGGGGAGAGAGATTTTTGCAGAACCACTGTGACCCATCAAACTAGCCTTTCAGTGACCGTAAGAGGGATGAGCCTATACCTTTGCTCCTCCAACTCATAGGAAGGGTGAGCTGCTTTCTGATGAAGGCTATAAGCCTTCACTATGTCAGGGTTTCAGCTTCTGGATCAAGTCGGCTCAGCACTCTCTACCCCACACTTCTTGTCCACACACAATCACAGCACTTCACACAGCATAACCCCCGACATAATTTCCTATCATGTTCCCGTAAGCATCTCGGATTGTTCTCCTGGGCTCAATAGTGTCTGGAGGCTgagacactctctctctctctctctctctctctctctctctctctctctctcgctctctctcgctctctcgctctctcgctctctcgctctctcgctctctcgctctctctctctttctcagtggCACAATTTTCTACTTGAAGATATAGCAGCAGTGGTCTGTGCTGGGAGACTGACTGGTCAAAAGGTAGTTTTAGGGCTATTGAGGTTACATGACCACCAAAGATCCATAAACCtagaaagaaaataggaagagatgaagggccaggcatggtggtgcacacctttcactccagcactcaggaacaaaggcaggcagagctctgtgagtttgaggctaacctggtctacatagagagttccagacaaccagggctatatagagagagcctgtctcaaaaaaaaaaaaaaaaaaaaaaaaaaaaaaaaaaaaaaaaaaaaggcaagaaagaaagaaaataggaacaGGTTGTAAACATTTCATTTCACCAGGCTTGGTACTTGGCAATACCAAATTTCAATAATTCTTAATGATAAACCTTTGAAATAGGTTGTCTCTTATCTCTACAGCTAGGGACCATGGGGCTTAGAGAAATGAGGTGGCTTCCCCAACACCATACTGCTGCAAAGTGACTAGTGGAGAATTTGCATGTGCTGCTGAAACTGAGGTTGCTGGGTTTCCCCCAGGGACACGTCtctctattcattcttctggaAGTACCGAGAGACAGCTGAACCCAGGCAGGGTGAACTGGTAAGATGCCCCTAGATGACAAAACCAAGTTCTTTACCCCTCTTTCCACTGCAAGGGCACACCtgaagttccagggcagccagggccttGCTAAGGAGTGAGCTCCACTAAACCCCCTCAAGTCACTAAGGCTGCGGGAAAGACAAGTTGGACACTTCAACTGTTGCTTAACTTGTCACCTGCTGCCCACACTGCCGTACAGCATCTGCACTGCGTGTAGATTTTGTGAAGGAGCTTGGGTTTCAGAGAAGGCATTTGACACCAAACATCTCACAGATATATCACAGACTCTCGGTCTGCTGATGCCTCCTGGGCCTCCAGGTGCTTAGCCACGGAGGCTCTGCTGGTAGGACAGCATCTTCTGTCGTCTACTGTTCAAtacaaatttcataatttattctgtgtgtatgcGTTGGGGAGTGTAGTTTCAGTGTGTTGTTTGTATGATGGCCACCAGCAtcttaataaaagagaaatgattGTCAAAATAAGTCTCTTCTAAAATTATAGTCTTGGACTAGAAAGGAGGAACCTGGGGAAGACTGAGCCACTGGAAGGCAGTAAAATACAGAACTGCTGTTGGGCTCTGACAACCCCAAGCACATCTTTGGTCAAGCTTCCTTTTGTAATAGACTCTCTGATGGTCTGTTTCTATACAGGCTCTTGTCCCAAAACAGCCCCTTTAGTGGGTGGAGGAAACAGTGAAGACCCCCCCAGAGACACCTTCCAATCAGTGGGGTCCTCTGGCTGGGCTTCCCCTTAGCTTTCTTCCTCTCATTATGCTACCACTAGCAGGCCTGTGTTCCCTAATGTTGAGCCTGAGGATTCATAACCATGTGCCCAGCCGTCTCATTCTGTATCAGACTCCCAGTCCCACAAGTCAGACCTTCCACAGCTCCATCCTTTTTTCTTCTAGACTTTTTCACAACTTCATACACTGTGTGAATAGCTTGCTTTTCAAGGTTTAGATGAAGCATGCACTCTTTCTTTGACTTTCCCAAAGCATCCCCAAACAGAACTGACTGGCCCTCCACTTGAACTCGAAGGATGTATTCTGGGCCGTGCTTTGGCCTTGGTTATAGATGCTTCAATTAAGCATTTTGCCTAGAAGGACTTTGTAAACTATTCTAGACCTGACTGGAAAGGGGGAATATCAATGCTCAATGTTTCCTCTTTATAATTTGGTTCAAATATTATATGCAAAGCATCACCATTCAAAAATGTTGCCTCCAGACGTATCATCCGGCCTGTGGTCCATCACCTCTTCTCCTCATCCACAGGTATTCTGACACTGCTACCCACAGTGGCCAAACAGTGAATAGATCCTTAGAGGAATGAATGTGCTGTTGCTCGTGGCAAGTTTGTAGTTACATTCTTAAGAAAAGGCAGTAAACTGTGCAGAGGAATCCTTCAGAAGTAAACATTTCCTCTGTTGACATCACCACACTACGAAACTGTTGGTCTTAAGGCCAGGCACAGTGCCAGGCCCAGCTCCACCCCCCACAGTATGTTTTCTGCTGATTGAAAATCTTGGgactgaggtttgtttttttttttccccacaacacAGACCTGCCCGCATCTCCTGAGTTGTCTCAAGTCCTCTTTTCTTAAAGCATCAACCTGGACTCCAGTGAGTTCAAGAAAGAACGCAAGCATCCTGTGTAGCAGACGTGGTTctttagaacttaaaaaaaaaagaaaattaaagagtttttttttttttttaatgtatgtgagtgttttgcttgcatgtgtgtctacataccacatacatgcaatgcccatggaggtcagaagcagacatcagaccccctggaactggagttacagacagctgtgggccactatgtgggtgctgggaatagagttctggttctctgcaagaaagGGAAgagctgttaaccactgagccatctctccagggccaagacatgatttttaaaagaactgtATCACTTTCAAAGTGATACAAAGCCCCCTTTACATGTATTTCCTCCATGGATTACAAGTTCCCCCCAAAAAGCACGGAGCGCATCTTCTTCCTGTTTATCCCAATCTGACAGTCGACCTCAGAGAGCTTTGCCCACGAGCAGCCCAGTAAATACATGGCTGACAGACAGCTTTTTGAGGAGGCAAATGACGAAAAGCCACGGAGAGAGCAAGGAAACAAAGGCAGAAGGGCAAAGACCTTGTTCTGAGCCAAGAGCAGAACCAGAAAGGGAGACAGCCATCTGGCTTTGCTGCCTCCCAGTGCATTAAGAGCATGATGTAACATATCTCCCAGACCCAGAAGTAACTGAATTCAGAAAATGACAgtgctttttaagtcttttaggGAGGGGCAGGAGCGGATAATGGAGTTACTGGGAAGGAAATGAGAACAGTCTTTTGATCAAAATCTTCTCTTGGAGAGTCTTGCTTCCTAGCCTGGGTCCTGGGCACCAGATAGTATTTTCAGTACATCTATTGACCCGAAGAGCATCTTGCATGGAGCTTCACCAGAGGCAGAGAGCAAGGCAACACTCTCCTTGCCCACAAGcctgccttcctcagcctctggcccctactctgatctctctggatttttCCTGATTTCAGCATCCTCAAACAACCACATTCGAAGAGGAAAACATCTTGAGACATGTCCAGTTCACTCCTGAAGTGACAGAGAGACCGGAAATACCGATGGCGATGGTGTTAGGCAAAATACCTGCTGGGAGTTTCCCAGATCTGAGCCTGCGTTCCTGGAGGCATGTGGCTCTCAGACAGTGAGTGCTTGGAAAAGGTCCTGTGGAGGTCTGTAGGGAACTGGGAGAAAggcaaagggaaagaagagacaaaCAACAGGGAGAGGGGCACAATGTGAAGGAAGGAAAAGCCCTAGGCTTGGCTTGCTCTGCAGATGGTTCCTGCCAATCACCTTCTTCTAAAGCAGCATGGGACTTCAGCTCACAGCAGAGATAGTTGGGGCCTGACTTGGGAGGCAAGGCTGAGATAcctttgtctgtctgttctgCAGCCCAGGGAGCATACAGTCATCTGTTTACTTCAATGCTTGCCCCTCCAGAGTGTGAGTGCCACAAGGCCAGAGCATGTTATAGTTGTCTTGGTGGCTCCCAAGCCCAGCACCATTTCCTCCACAAGGTTTCTGCTCCAAAAGTATTCGTCAAAAGAAATAAACCAAGGAAGGGAAGTGACACAGCCAGAATAATACTCCAGCAAGTTAGTTCCCTGAGGTCACCTGGGGAACAGGGTGCAGGTGCCCCAGTTGTTCACATAAGGGACACAGTGTTTAGTGACTTACCTCAGTCTTATTATCCCTTGTGATATATGACCATACCTTTCCTCAAACAAAGGTAATTGTGCTGGTTAGAAGATTCAGTAGGAAAAG from the Arvicanthis niloticus isolate mArvNil1 chromosome 12, mArvNil1.pat.X, whole genome shotgun sequence genome contains:
- the Gpr156 gene encoding putative G-protein coupled receptor 156; amino-acid sequence: MEPEINCSEFCDSFPGQELDRRPLHDLCKTTITDSQHSSPDISPLSPALLGIIWTFLSCGLLLVLFFLAFTIRCRKNRIVKMSSPNLNIVTLLGSCLTYISAYFFGIQDALVGGSVEALIQMRLSLLCIGTSLVFGPILGKSWRLYKVFTQRVPDKRVIIKDLQLLGLVAALVVADVILLVTWVLTDPIQCLQILGVSMKVTGRDVSCSLTNTHFCASRYSDVWIALVLGCKGLLLLYGAYLAGLTNHVSSPPVNQSLTIMVGVNLLLLTAGLLFVVTRYLHSWPNLVFGLTSGGIFICTTTVNCCIFLPQLKQWKAFEGENQTIRHMAKYFSTPSKSFHSQFDEDQSCHLRDEKSCMERLLTEKNAVIESLQEQVSNAKEKLVKLMSSECTNDSPEWAVPAVASAHGLALQGPSECPAASENESLATAKDSLPASATSQYMKGPGSSRRDTSPSPDQKNNMPLKEFSDHLDMGCSQKPKAEQSEGPERGGQEPMAPSQSLMADGVACEPHKPRQNSEVLPERLPRVSSVVREKLQEVLQDLDLGSEAPLSPLPCPQQLWKSSTSRSPQKLSPPKLGFSPYVVRRRRAAQRARSHILGSAGLNMGHQANRAVSPAQSGLTVQNRDSPKLDHHNARSKVPRSSSVKPSPLSGPHRRPGTLEGNKQCEAEPQEARGCDVAFPCQPSASAQAQSPAAPCLPSSPAPPRQRQPRPRQSPGCPSLSSGCYNLDSESSSSDEFFCRCHRPYCEICSQSSLDSNDSDTSDSDLEQASGLASWEKLWARSKPVVNFKDDLKPTLV